In Zingiber officinale cultivar Zhangliang chromosome 3A, Zo_v1.1, whole genome shotgun sequence, the DNA window caggtaacaagatgagtaattggaatgcttaaaaagagaaacgttcatcaattatctcaaccacaaataaatagaaagaagaatcatagatgtaagatactgatatagtccaacaccggcacaaattcaaagaagaaattaCCTATCTTTGTAAGCTGAAGCCAAATTTGTATGGGCTTCTGGCATAGTTGGTATGATATTCACAGCACGTATATAATCCTGAATTGCTTCAGTAACTCTACCAATCTCCTTAAATGTGTTCCCTCTATTGACAAGACCATCAGCAGCAGTCTGCGAAGAACTTCATTGTAACAGGCTATCGCTTCTGCATAATTTCCCTGGTGTAATACAAGAGAACTATCAATTTCCAACTAGGGGCAAAGACAGCAAAGAAGATGATAGACAAATTATATGACTTTCTTCCATTAAATGAGGCAATATGTAGTAACTCTCAAACTAGCAATGAAAAAGGCAGATATAGTACTTTACCTGTTGcttgtatataatagccaagttgttgaagggcgcagatatccctgttgtaactgctaaagttgccttatagaatgatgcagcaacactcatcatgttgctgcatgaagagaagtttcattaaggaacaaaaataaattatccgcacagttgtcatcaaacatttctaaagcttaccaatccatgtatatgttgccaaggcttgacaatgcttgtggatggttaggttgtaaagcaaagcatgacttaggaaaaattattaaaatgaagttattcaacaaggaaaaaaaacttaagagaataaaaatatccaaattaaaaagTCATCCTATAATGTCCAGCGTCTTTGAGAGCATTCCCCTTTTAATGTGCAAGAAAGTCGATCATTAACTAACCTGGCTCACCATCAAGAAGGATACCACATTTTGACATATTAGACCATTATCAACTTACCAGATTATTGTAAGCTTCAATAAAGGTAGAATCACAGTTAATAGCTTGCTTGTAATGCAGAATTGCCATGTCAAGTTGACTTTGTTCATAATAGATGCCAGCAAGGTTTCCTACGTCCAGATATCCCCAATGCATAGTTGACATAATAAACTCTCTTCAGAGCATAGTTTGCAGCAAAGTTatccacaaaatcaaaaagagattaACAGTCCAGTGAAAAAATAGGAGTTATTGAATCACGTAGCATATTCCAGTGAAAGTATTCTACAACAGTAATGTTATGAAgaacctgaaataaatataaaatgattaagagttcacacaaacaagaactacacatagtaaataaacttctcttcttttgtatGCAAGTCAACAACAAATCATCATGTACTTCAAAAATCTACAATATCCACAGTTAACAACAAATTAACCATGCTTTTTTAGCGCATAACTTATGGCAGAGAACAATACCACACAGCATCCTACCAAAAACTATTATATGATTCCTCAAGTCAAAGATGTCACAATAGTTCATATTTATACTCTATCAACCTGCATCCACAAGACCTACTAAAACAATGAAGAATGGCAAAAACCATTTGTCTTCCAAAAAAGAAGCAACTCAATCAAGACTTCAAACATCAAGGCCTTGTCAGACTCCAAACATCATTAGCAGCTAACCGAATCACAGCAATCAAAGCTAACCGAATCACAGCGTTAATGCTAGTAGAACAATTATCAGCTGGTTCGCAGGAAGTGAAGGCTGTCGCAGCCCGTGAACTCCGATTAATGGCAAAAACCGGGAAGGAGAATAGGTCTTTCATTGCAGAGGGTGGAGCAATCCCAGCTCTCTACCGGCTTTTCCGGTCTACAAATCCAGTTGCTCAAGAGAATGCCCTGACTGCAATATTGAACATATctattcatgatgaaaacaagagaaAGATTATGGAGGAGAATGGTTGTTTGGAATTAATAGTATATGTTCTGAGATATGGGTTAACTACTGAGGTAAGGGAGAATGCAGCTGCTACATTGTCTAGCCTCTCTGCTATCCATGACTTCAAGAAGATGATTGTGGATGAGCATGGTGTTGTTGCAGCACTAGCTGATTTGCTGATGCAGGGAAGCCCAAGGGGAAAGAAAGATGCAGTGATGGCCTTGTTTAATCTTTCGACCCATCCTGAGAGCTGGTCCCAAATGTTGAATATGGGAGCAGTTTCAGCCCTGGCGAGAGCTTTGAGAGATGAGATTGTTGCTGAGGAGGCTGCTGGAGCTCTGACATTGCTTATGAGGCATCACATTCTGGCGCAGACAATTGCAAGTGAGGATACTGCAATCACAAATCTGGTAGGGTTAATGAAAAGGGGCACCCCTAAGGCAAAGGAGAATGCAATTGCAGCTTTGCAAGAAATGTGCAGACGTGGATGATTAAATGTGATACAGAATGTAGCTAAGATGCCAATGTTTAGTGGTTTAATTCAGACCATCTTGCTCTGACATTGTTTACCTGCATCAGTACTAAAAACTGATTCCACAGCACACCTTGTTCTAATAGTACATGATCTGCTCTACAATTCTTCTCTTATCTACTTATAATAAGCATCAACTTTGAGTCAAAAGTTTACAAAGAATGAGTTCAAACACTCGGGGAGAGGCAATACCTTGTCGACGTAGCACTGTGAACGTGACTTGACAGTGAGCCACTGTGGACGGCCGAATAGATGAAATGTGAATGGAAGCATTAGAGAGATCAGAATAAGGGAGAAGGGAAATGGAGAAACAAGGATGCTAAGTTGAATAAGCTCTAGCAAACAAAAAAACTTTTGACAACACAGAAGATACATCACTAAGCATGTAACATGCAACAACAAAAGAACAATCATTCCTAACCATTCCTCCATTTCATCGTACCTGAAACACCACAAGTATCACAAATGAACAATCCACAACAAcaaaagattttttttgtttgtttgtttagaattAAGGCATCAATGGTGGTTGCCTCACATGTGGTATCCACGTTCGGAGAGGTTCATGGTTGGAGAAGTGAAGGTCTCTATGAGCAGCATGCCTGCGCCTGCTGCATTGACATTAGGGTACACGTAGCTTACTTTGTCCCGAGCAGATGCCATGAACAAGAATGCCGCATGGCCAAGTCTAGCAAGCTTGGTTGACAAGATCAAATCATAGTATCAATTCTGTCAACAAATTCGTAAAAAGCTAGTGAGATTTCTGCTGTCATTCCATTTCAAGGATCATGTGTTTTTCCCCCTTTCATTTGTACCTTTAACAGACCGATCATGTTGACGTACTCCGCCGGCTCCGGGAAATCTTCGTCGGGGTCATACACATTCGCCCACCTCACATTCTTGTTCACCTCGTACACTTGCTTCCCCCTGGGCAAGGCAACGACATCGATCTGCACGCCAGGGTACCTATCCTTGATGAGCTGGATCATGGGGAAGAAGAGGAGGTTCTCGTAGACTCCGCCGAAGATGACGCAGCAGCAGAGGCGCACATCGCCGTGGACCTTGGAGGCGAGCGAGGTGAGCTCGACGTTGAATCCCATGGGAAACTTGAGGAAGCCGTAGGGGTTGGAGGGGTTGTCAGGAGGGCGAGGGTCCTCCTCCTGCTTTCTGTCGGCGAAGAGGGATTCGTACTCGATGTCGGGGTCCTCTCCGCAGTAGAAGGGGGCGAGCCAAGGGTTCTACTTCTTCTTCGCGGCGGTGGCGACGAATCGGAGCCGTCCTCGCTGAGGATGGTACGCCGAGGAAGAGGATAGGGCATGGGTGTGGATTGGGGAAGGGAATGTGTGGGAGATGGGGAAGGAAAAGCTACAAAATGAGAAGAAGgtctcctcttctcacccaaagagaggagttggaggagatgcggtgtggttggatggagaaggaaggggcgtcgatctaggaagggaagagggagatgaggttgagagagatggtcaagTTTAGGTTtcggtttaggctgagagagatggtcggaggaaggggcgcgatataggtttaggtttggagggaactttgtgtagtgttgtaaattttgactagtggaaaaattaaaatattttattttggttcattaacaccggattttaaaaaccgctgttaaaactggtgtctattaacgaaaaaaaaaggcgctcatagaaatcggctaaaaaaccgatgtctatgagcgaaaatctgcgctcatagacatcagtttttggaaaaaccgatgtaaaatactcaaagacatcggtttttgcttaaaactgttgttgttccaccgatgtctatgagggtttttcttgtagtgttaaattaagagtttgataacatctaaacaaaccaagctcaagtcaaggttcaaacaagctcaagcttataaaaaataaaccaagtcaagcttgaatactcatttcaaaagcttggttcattttaagctcggctcggctcggcttggttaccttatcaaacaagcttgaacaccccaaagctcggctcggctcgatttgTTTACTGCCCTACTGAAGGCACCTTCGGTAGGCTATTTAAGCCAGTCTTGAGCAGATGCACAACAACACTTGATCTTCACATTCTTTCTAGTACACTCTGCTCAAAAGACGATCCAACGAAACCGTAACATGACTTCGACAACCAGAAGCTCGAAATTCCTTGTTCTTaattgtcggtatactttcaaTTGTACTTTAATTATTATACTTATAATTTCcagattgattagtggattgcccatcgaaagcactcttacgtgcaggccttagagtaggagtcgtcataggctctaaaccaagtaaaagaaacttg includes these proteins:
- the LOC122054013 gene encoding U-box domain-containing protein 4-like, which translates into the protein MAKTICLPKKKQLNQDFKHQGLVRLQTSLAANRITAIKANRITALMLVEQLSAGSQEVKAVAARELRLMAKTGKENRSFIAEGGAIPALYRLFRSTNPVAQENALTAILNISIHDENKRKIMEENGCLELIVYVLRYGLTTEVRENAAATLSSLSAIHDFKKMIVDEHGVVAALADLLMQGSPRGKKDAVMALFNLSTHPESWSQMLNMGAVSALARALRDEIVAEEAAGALTLLMRHHILAQTIASEDTAITNLVGLMKRGTPKAKENAIAALQEMCRRG
- the LOC122050651 gene encoding uncharacterized protein LOC122050651; this encodes MASARDKVSYVYPNVNAAGAGMLLIETFTSPTMNLSERGYHMYDEMEEWLGMIVLLLLHVTCLVMYLLCCQKFFCLLELIQLSILVSPFPFSLILISLMLPFTFHLFGRPQWLTVKSRSQCYVDKIREEL